One genomic region from Mauremys reevesii isolate NIE-2019 linkage group 7, ASM1616193v1, whole genome shotgun sequence encodes:
- the LRIT1 gene encoding leucine-rich repeat, immunoglobulin-like domain and transmembrane domain-containing protein 1, giving the protein MWITVGLVCCLVFGGLPSAHCTCPSQCSCTFYSINEGTKARTVLCNDPEMTLTPVNIPGDTSKLRIEKTAIRRVPGEAFHSLRNLEYLWMPYNSLASVSVITFRGLRRLQELRLDGNDLILFPWEVLADMPQLRLLDLHNNELTSIPAEAARYIKNITYLDLSSNKLMTLPQELISTWANLQAVPYFPNDNSKIILGLQDNPWVCDCSLYEMVHFLNFQSPNIAFIEPRLKCFTPRSLAGVFFSQVELRKCQSPVVHTSVAKVKTILGSTVLLRCGTTGVPIPELSWRRADGNQLNGTVHQEISSDGMSWSILGLPVVSYLDSGEYICKAKNFLGATEAFISLIITDSEDTDDPNANSKGVWNGKVSGMEAAAYNDKLVARYVITTSTSPTLGARPVRVNTKENLGFQNEAQNMVKEQNSNPRNLLSSLPPRQQEPERIVRSVRVIGDTDQSVSLAWKAPQAKNTTIFSVLYAIFGEREMRRISVEPGKTKITIDGLMPKTKYIVCVCVKGLIPRKEQCIIFSTDEVASAGGTQKLINVVVISVACVIAVPLTLVVCCGALKRRCKKCLVRKPKEVQESYVTFESLSPGAKTKGVEGEYLTRHTPDESNRLLSARSSVDSEAIPKTEGQPNEYFC; this is encoded by the exons ATGTGGATCACGGTGGGCTTGGTCTGCTGCTTAGTTTTTGGAGGACTGCCTTCGGCTCACTGCACTTGCCCTTCCCAATGTAGCTGCACCTTCTATAGTATCAATGAAGGAACAAAAGCAAG AACTGTGCTGTGCAATGACCCAGAGATGACACTCACCCCTGTGAACATCCCAGGAGATACATCTAAACTTCGAATAGAAAAGACGGCCATCAGGAGAGTACCAGGAGAAGCTTTCCATTCTCTCCGTAACCTGGAATACCTCTGGATGCCCTACAATTCTTTGGCTAGTGTCAGTGTGATTACCTTTAGGGGTCTCCGCCGGTTACAGGAATTGAGACTGGATGGGAATGACTTAATCTTATTTCCATGGGAAGTTCTTGCAGACATGCCCCAGCTACGGCTGCTGGATTTACACAATAATGAACTCACCTCAATACCAGCAGAAGCTGCTCGTTACATCAAGAACATCACCTACTTGGATCTGTCTAGCAATAAATTGATGACTCTTCCTCAAGAGCTTATTTCAACCTGGGCTAACCTCCAGGCAGTTCCTTACTTCCCCAATGACAATTCCAAGATCATCTTAG GTTTGCAGGACAATCCTTGGGTGTGTGACTGCAGTCTGTATGAAATGGTCCATTTCCTAAACTTCCAGTCTCCTAACATAGCATTTATAGAGCCAAGACTGAAATGCTTTACCCCACGGAGTCTTGCTGGAGTCTTCTTCAGTCAAGTTGAACTAAGAAAATGTCAAAGCCCTGTTGTACATACTTCTGTAGCCAAAGTGAAGACCATACTGGGTAGCACTGTGTTACTGCGGTGTGGTACTACTGGGGTACCTATTCCTGAACTCAGCTGGAGACGAGCTGATGGTAATCAACTCAATGGCACAG tgcACCAAGAAATTTCTAGTGATGGAATGAGCTGGTCTATTCTAGGCTTGCCTGTAGTCTCCTATCTGGATTCTGGAGAGTACATTTGTAAAGCAAAGAACTTCCTGGGGGCTACAGAGGCTTTCATATCCCTCATCATCACTGATTCTGAAGACACTGATGACCCTAATGCTAACTCTAAAGGAGTATGGAATGGGAAGGTGAGCGGGATGGAAGCAGCTGCTTACAATGATAAGCTGGTGGCTAGGTACGTTATCACAACCTCAACTTCACCTACATTAGGTGCCAGACCAGTCCGTGTTAACACAAAAGAGAATCTAGGGTTCCAGAATGAGGCACAGAATATGGTTAAGGAGCAGAATAGCAATCCAAGAAATCTTCTATCAAGTCTACCCCCTCGTCAACAGGAGCCAGAACGTATAGTGAGGTCTGTCAGAGTGATAGGAGACACGGATCAAAGTGTCTCATTGGCCTGGAAAGCTCCTCAGGCAAAGAACACAACCATATTCAGTGTCCTCTATGCCATTTTTGGAGAAAGGGAAATGCGCAGAATCAGTGTGGAGCCAGGTAAGACTAAGATCACCATAGACGGGCTGATGCCAAAGACCAAATAcatagtgtgtgtctgtgtgaaaggGCTGATCCCCAGGAAGGAGCAATGCATCATATTTTCCACAGATGAAGTTGCCAGTGCCGGTGGAACCCAAAAACTCATTAATGTGGTGGTGATCAGTGTGGCCTGTGTCATTGCTGTGCCTCTGACCCTAGTGGTCTGCTGTGGGGCATTGAAAAGGCGCTGCAAAAAATGCTTAGTGCGGAAACCCAAGGAAGTTCAGGAGTCCTATGTCACATTTGAAAGTCTGTCTCCAGGGGCCAAAACTAAAGGAGTGGAAGGAGAATACTTGACTAGACACACCCCAGATGAGTCTAACAGGCTGCTATCTGCACGATCTAGCGTGGACTCAGAAGCAATACCAAAGACAGAGGGGCAACCCAATGAGTACTTTTGCTGA